Genomic DNA from Filimonas effusa:
TCTCGCTATAGATAGGGTTACGCAACTTCAAACGCTCTTCAATAAAGTAAGGACGCATATCAAAAATGCCTTCTACGATCTTGGCGATCTGGCCATCTGTCTTGTTTACCTTCGCAGTACCATAGGTATTTACATAAATGCTGGTAGGTTTAGCCACACCAATAGCATACGAAACCTGTACCAGAACTTCATCGCAAACACCGGCTGCTACCAGGTTTTTAGCGATATGACGGGTAGCATAGGCAGCAGAACGGTCTACTTTGCTTGGATCTTTACCACTGAAAGCACCACCGCCATGAGCGCCTTTACCACCATAAGTATCAACAATGATCTTACGGCCGGTTAAACCTGTATCACCGTGAGGACCACCAATTACAAATTTACCGGTAGGGTTGATATGATATTTGATCTTGCTGTTAAACAGGTGAGCGTATTTTTTATACTTAGCCTGAACGCGCGGGATCAGAATATTGATAATATCTTTTTTGATCTTCGCGAGCATCTTCTCTTCAGCAGCAAACTCGTCGTGCTGGGTAGATACAACGATAGCATCGATCCGGATCGGTTGGTTATTATCGTCATATTCCAGGGTCACCTGGCTTTTGGCATCGGGACGCAGGTAGGTGATTTCGCTGTTTTCACGACGTAAAGCAGCCAGCTCTTCCAGGATCTTATGCGCCAGATCTAATGCCAGAGGCATATAATCATTGGTTTCGTTGGTTGCATAACCAAACATCATTCCCTGGTCGCCGGCGCCCTGCTCCTCTTTTTTCTTACGCACAACGCCCTGGTTAATATCTGCAGATTGTTCATGAATAGCAGAGAGTACGCCACAGCTATTCGCTTCGAACATATATTCACTCTTGGTATAACCTATTTTACGGATAACGCCACGGGCAATTTCCTGTACGTCAAGATAGGCTTTGGACTTTACCTCTCCCGCCAATACCACCTGTCCGGTAGTTACAAGCGTTTCGCAGGCAACCTTGCTATCAGGATCAAAGGCCAGGAAATTATCAATTAAAGCATCGGATATCTGATCGGCTATTTTATCTGGGTGCCCCTCAGATACACTTTCAGAGGTAAACAAATAAGGCATTGTATAGAATTTAATGGTCGCAAATATAAATGTAAAGCCAATACAGCGCTAATTACTTGCCTGAGAGGTCGGTATAAAGGTCCAGGTATTCAGTTAGATCACTGTCCCAGCCTTTGAAAGGAATGACCTTTTTGCCCTTTACCTTGCTGAATTCGTCGACAAGCTTTTTGTCTACGGCGTCAGAACCAAAGCTGATAGCATCGGCATAAGCAGCCCCACCACGGAACATGGCTGTATTATCTGCCTCTTTAAAAGGCTCTACATCCTTATCCTTGATATTGGAATGGATAATAGCCTTTTCCGCAAAATCTTCACCTAATGACTCACCAAAAGTATTGGCTCCAATAGTGAACACAACTTTACTCTGCGAAAATACAGGCTCTTTTTTATAGGCAGTCTTGAGATACATCGGAATAAGACCCGTCATCCAGCCGCTGCAGTGGATAAGGTCCGGAGGCCAGCCGAATTTTTTAACGGTTTCCAGCGCTCCTTTGCAAAAGAATATGGCACGCAAACCATTGTCATCAAACCATTCTTCCTGGTCGTCGTGTAATACCTGCTTGCGCTTAAAGAAGTCTTCATTGTCCAGGAAATACACCTGAAGCCTGGCATTAGGCAGGGAAGCTACTTTAATCTGAAGAGGATAGTCATCATTGTCTACAGAAACATTAATACCAGATAAACGAACTACTTCATGCAACCGGTGCCTTCTTTCGTTGATGGTGCCAAAACGTGGCATGATACATCTTACTTCTAATCCGCTGTCGTTGCTTTTTATAGCCAGTTTATTCACTATCTCCGCAAATTCTGTCAGCTCCAAGTACGGTGACATCTCGGTGGCTATGAATAAAATTCTTTTCTTTGTTGACATTCTTAGAGAGAATTTAGGCTTAAAACCTTAAAAATTAGTGGGCAAAGGTACTAAAAACCGTTGGAAATTCAACTATAGCGTCCGGAACGCCCTTTTTAACGACACGAATTATGATTCTTTTTAAACAAGTAGCAGACTTACAGGCGGCACTTTCCACAGCCCGCCACGAGGGAAAAACCATTGGATTTGTACCTACCATGGGGGCCTTGCATGAGGGACATTTGTCCCTGCTGGAACTGGCACGCCATCAATACGATATTACAGTATGCAGCATCTTCGTAAACCCTACACAATTCAATGATCCTAAAGATTTTGAGAAATATCCGGTTACTACAGATGCCGATATCAGACTGCTGGAACAAGCCGGTATAAATATGCTGTTCCTGCCCGGTGTCTCGGAGATCTATCCCTCCGGAACAACCCCGGGTCATCACTACGATTTGGGCGAACTCGAAGGCTTACTCGACGGCGCCTACCGCCCCGGACATTTTCAGGGAGTTTGCCAGGTAGTACATCGTTTACTGGATATTGTACAGCCCAACGCACTGTTCCTGGGTCAGAAAGATTACCAGCAATGCCTGGTGCTGAAAAGAATGGTACAGCTCGAAAATATTCCCGTAGAAATAATAATGGCTCCCACACGCCGGGAAAAAGACGGACTGGCCTTAAGCAGCCGCAATATGCGCTTATCACCCGAAGCACGCGAAAAAGCCACTGCCTTGTATAAAGCACTGCAATATTTCGGAGAAAATATTACAGTTAAATCTATACAAGAGTTACGTCTTGAATCATCTGCTTTTCTGCTTAGAAATGACTTTGAAAAAGTGGACTATATCGAAGTCGCGGATGCTGGTTCTTTGTTGCCGGTAGAAGAAATTACACCTGGGCTTAAACTGGTTCTTTTAACAGCTGCCTTTATAGAGGGCGTACGTCTTATCGACAACCTCGAATGGACAGTAGCAGGTTGATTCGTTAAATCGTTTGTGATACTTCCGTTTTATATTCCAAATAGGTTTAACTTTGCGCCGCCATGCAAATAGAAGTATTAAAATCGAAGGTTCACCGTGCGGTGCTGACAGAAGCCAACCTCAATTATGTAGGCAGTCTTACTTTGGATGAAGACCTGATGGATGCTGCCAACATGATTGAGAATGAGAAGATACAAGTAGTTAACGTCAACAACGGCGAACGCATAGAAACTTACCTGATCAAAGGTAAACGCGGAAGCGGTACCGCCTGTCTCAATGGTCCGGCTGCACGTAAAGGCGCTGTAGGTGATATTATCATTGTGATATCTTACGCTACTATGGATTTTGAAGAAGCCAAAACATTTAAACCCTCTATCGTATTTCCTAAGGAAGGCAATAAGTTATAATTTGTCTATCTTGCTGTAAATCCCGTGCAGCATGAAGCGAGCGCTTTTGTATCTCTTGAAATACCTGGTAGGATTTGGTATAGCAGGTCTGCTGATCTGGCTATCATTCCGTCAGCTATCGGATCAGGATCTTACTGACATTAAAGAGGCGTTACTGCGCGCGCGGTTCTGGCTGCTTCTTCCTGTTTTCCTTATCCTGTTCCTTAGCCATTGGTTCAGAGCCCGCCGTTGGCGGCAACTGATCACTCCCCTGGGCTATAAACCCTCAGTTGCACAACTGTTATGCAGCCTGTTTATCGGCTACATTGGCAACCAGCTAGTACCCCGCGCCGGAGAAATCATCCGTTGCACTACCGTAGCCAGGACCAGCAAAGTTCCCGCAGAAAAGGTAATAGGAACAATGGTGGCAGAACGTGCATTCGATGTGGTATGCCTGGCTGTTATTACTACTGCTACATTCTTTATAGAATATAAATACATTGAATCCTATTTCAGGGATATTACCCGGACCGCTGGAGAAGGCATCGCCGGCGGCAGACACTGGTGGCTGTTGCTGATAGCAGCCCTGGTGGTCATCGCAGCAATATGGCTTATAAGAAAAGGACGCAAGCTGAAATGGGTCCAGTTCCTTACAAGGGTCTGGCGAGGCTTGCTCGAAGGCCTCTCCAGCATCAACAAGGTAGAGAATAAACCCTTATTTCTTTTAAATACTGTGCTCATCTGGGTTTGTTATATATTATCCACATGGCTCGGTTGTTTTGCGCTCGCCGAAACGGAACACCTGCCTGTAACAACAGCTGTGGCAATGCTCGTATCCGGTACTTTTGGCATCATTATCGCCCCAGGAGGTTTGGGGGCCTATCCCGCAGCCATCCAAAAAACGCTCGAATTATACGGTCTCAGCGGAACCATAGGCCTGGCGGCTGGCTGGATCTTATGGCTGGCCCAGTTCTTTTTTACCATTATTTTTGGGCTCGGCGCATATTTACTTATTAATTATTTTAAACAACCGTTACATGAAAAACAAAGCGTTCATTCCATCTAAAATTATGACGTTGGCACAGCTCGGCCATACTATGGCAGGATGGAGATTGCTTGATAAAAAAATCGCCTTTACCAACGGTTGCTTCGATATCCTGCACGAAGGCCATATTGCATCATTATCACAAGCCGCTTCTGAAGCCGACTACCTTATAGTAGGCTTAAACAGCGATGCCAGCACTAAACGTCTGAAGGGAGAAAGCCGGCCGGTGAACAAAGAACAAAGCCGTGCATTGTTACTGGCATCACTGGTATTGGTTGATGCCGTGGTCATCTTCGAAGAAGATACTCCCCTATCGCTTATTACCACCATCTTGCCCGATGTTCTTGTCAAAGGTGGCGACTATACCGTTGAACAGATAGCCGGCTCAAAAGAAGTGCTCGCCAATGGCGGCCGTGTAGTGATAAACCCCATAGTACCTGGCTTTTCTACAACCGGCATCATCGAAGCACTGAAGAAATAAACTTAACATTAAAGAACTCTCCCCTTACTTATTTTAGCAATATAGAAGACCTTATGAGTAAGAAACATTTGTTAGCGAGAGATATCAGCTGGTTAAGCTTTAACGCAAGGGTTTTACAGGAGGCCGGTGACCCTACTGTGCCGTTAAAACAAAGGATACGGTTCCTGGGCATCCATTCTAATAATATGGATGAGTTCTTTCGTGTACGGGTAGCTACGCTGAGAAGGATGATTGAACTTGGTGGCAAAAAAGGTAATATGCACCTGGAAGAAAATCCGCAATCTATACTCGACCAGATCCAGGTAATCGTTTTGCAACAACAAAACGAGTTCAACCGTATATGGGACGACATACAGCGTGAAATGGCAAAGGAAAAGGTTTATCTCATAAGCGAAGCCCAGCTGACCCAGGAACAACGGACGTTTGTAACCCGCTTTTTCGACGAAGAAGTACGCTCCAATATTATTCCGCTTTTGATAGAAAGCCTGCCGCAGATGCCTTATCTCAGAGATAAAAGCATTTACCTGGGCGTTGTTATGCGTAAGTCCTCCTCCGCATACGATCAGAAATATGCCCTGATTGAAGTGCCCGCCAAAGCTGTAGGCCGCTTTATAAAGCTGCCCTCTCCGGAAGGCGAAAGCCATATTATTCTGCTGGAAGATGTCATACGCGTTAACCTCCCCATTATATTCTCTTATTTCGGCTACGATCATTTTGATGCACATGTGTTTAAGGTCACCAAAGATGCTGAGATCGACATAGACAATGATATCACCACTTCTTTTGTTCAGAAAATAGAACGCGGACTGCGTAACAGACGCAAAGGCAAACCGGTGCGCTTCCTGTACGACAAGGAAATGGATGCAGGTATCCTGGAATATCTTATGCGGCGATTGAACCTTTCCAGGAAAGACAATATCATTCCCGGAGGCCGCATTCATAATTTCAGACATTTTATGGACTTTCCCGATGTATTCCCTTCCCATAAAAACGACCGTACGCCTTTTACGCATCCGAAATTGCAGCGCACCTTACGTGTAACAGATGTAGTATTGAAAGAAGATGTCATGCTTCATTTCCCTTATCATTCTTTCAACTCCATTATAGACCTCTTGCGTGAAGCGGCTATGGACCCTGAAGTGAATACCATCAAGATAACTGCTTATCGTCTGGCCTCTAATTCCAAGGTAGTAAATGCACTTATTAATGCCGTAAGAAATGGTAAACAGGTAGTGGTTATGCTCGAACTAAGGGCACGTTTCGATGAAGAGGCTAACCTCGAATGGAAAGAGGTACTGGAAGAAGAAGGCGTAAAAGTGCTCATGGGTGTGCCTAACACGAAAGTCCATGCCAAGCTCTGTATCATCACCAAACGCAGTAACAACAAAACACTGCAATACGGCTTTGTTAGTACAGGTAACCTTAACGAAAAAACAGCAAGGGTATATGCCGATCACTGCCTGCTTACCAGCAACCGCAGTGTTATGGCCGATATTAACCGCATCTTTAAGTATCTCGAAAACCCCAGAACAGCTTCTCAGTACATCAACGCCTGCAAAACACTACTGGTTTGCCCGGTACATATGCGTAAGAAGCTCATAGCACTTATCGACAATGAGATCAAGCTGGCGAAAGCAGGTAAAACTGCCAAAATATATCTGAAAGTAAACGCACTGAGTGATGGCCTGATGATTCAGAAGCTATATGAAGCAATAAACGCCGGTGTTCAGGTGAATATGGTGATAAGAGGCATTTTCTCCGCCCGGATAGAGCCTAAAAAGCTCCGGAAGAATGTAAAAGCCATCAGTATTATCGACGAATACCTGGAACATGCCCGTGTGATCATCTTCCATAACGGAGGAAAGGAAAAATACTTTATTTCTTCAGCAGACTGGATGGTACGAAACCTCGATCACCGCGTAGAAGCAGCTGTCCCCATTTCCGACAAAGCACTTCAGAAAGAAATTAAAGATATTTTGAATATCCAGTTCGCAGACAATGTAAAGGCCCGTTTATTAGACGATACACAGTCAAATCGCTACGTAAATACAGAAGATAAAAAGAAGATTCGTTCACAAATAGAAACGTATCAATACCTTTATCAAAAAACAAGAGCGCAGAGTGAAATTAGCCGCCATTGATATAGGAAGTAATGCTGCCCGGCTACTGATAGTAGAAGCGGTAGAAAATAATGCAGGGGAGATTCAATTTAACAAACTGAACCTGGTAAGGGTTCCATTGAGGCTTGGTTTTGACGTCTTCGAAAAGGGAGAGATCAGCAAACCTAAAGTGGGTATGCTCATTCAAACGATGAAAGCATACGGCCATCTGCTGAATGTTTACGGCGTACAACATATAAAAGCATGCGCAACAAGCGCTATGCGTGATGCCAAAAACAGTGCGGATATCATTAGAAAAGTGAAGCTGGAAACCGGAATTGCTATACAGATCATCTCCGGTGATGAAGAAGCTTCCTTTATCTATGAAAATCATATCGCGGAAAACCTCGACAAACAGCACTCTTACCTGTATATCGATGTGGGAGGCGGTAGTACAGAGCTTACTTTTTTTAGCGATGGACGTCTTAAATACAAAGAATCGTTTAACATAGGCACTATCCGCATGCTCAAAAACCAGGTTGAAGAAAAACAATGGCATGAGCTGCGCGATCACTTGAAATACAATACCGTAAGCCGCTGGCCCATGATAGCCATCGGCTCCGGAGGTAATATCAACAAAGTCTTCTCTCTCAGTAAGAAAAAAGAAGGAAAACCTTTGTCGCTAGACCTCCTGAAGGATTATTATAAAGAACTGTCAAGCGTTTCACTGAACGAACGGATGCGCTTGTACAAGCTGAGAGAAGACCGGGCAGATGTGATCGTTCCCGCATTGCAGATTTATATCAATGTGATGCGTTGGACTTCAATAAACGAGATCTATGTTCCTAAAATAGGACTGGCCGACGGTCTGATACAAATATTGTACGACGAGGTGCAATCATAAAAATGCCTACCTTGCAGCCGACATCCGGATATGCTTTATTCTAAAGAAGGGTCATATTCAGATCTGTTGAATCATATTTGTTATAAATCCTATTCAGATGTCTGTGAATAAAGAGATCAGGCGTGTTACAACACACAGCCTGCAGAAAATGAAAGCCGCCGGCGAAAGGATCTCCATGTTAACGGCTTATGATTACTCCTTTGCCACTTTATTGGATCAGGCTGGCGTTGATGTATTACTGGTAGGCGACAGCGCCAGTAATGTAATGGCCGGTCATGAAACAACCCTGCCTATTACACTCGACCAGATGATCTACCACGCCTCTTCAGTGATCAGGGGAGCCCAGCGCTCTATGGTCATCGTAGACCTGCCTTTTGGCTCTTACCAGTCGAATTCCGATATAGCATTGGCATCCGCCATTCGCATCATGAAAGAAACAGGCGCTCATGGCCTGAAAGTGGAAGGTGGTGAAGAAATCATAGACAGTGTAAAAAAGATTGTAGCCGCCGGTATACCCGTAATGGGGCACCTTGGCTTAACCCCCCAGAGCATTTACCAGTTCGGTACTTACAATGTACGCGCTAAAGAAGAGGCCGAAGCCGCCAAACTGAAAAAAGATGCCTTGTTGCTGCAGGAAGCAGGTTGCTTTGGCGTGGTGCTCGAAAAAATACCTGCTGCGCTCGCCAAAGAAGTAACAGAAAGCCTTCGTATGCCAACCATAGGCATCGGCGCAGGCGGCTATTGCGATGGCCAGGTATTGGTAATGCACGACATGCTGGGCATTAATGCCAGCTTTAAACCGCGTTTTTTACGTCAGTACCTGAATATGGCCACCCAGGTCACTGAAGCTGTTCAGCAATACGTAAAAGACGTAAAATCAGGCGATTTCCCGAACGAAAAAGAGTCATATTAGCCAAAAGCTACCGATAAAATAGCCGGCATTGTCTAAAATAGGGCATTGCCGGCTATTAAACTGTTTAAGTTTGCAAACAAACTTAAACAGTTTACATTGGGATTACGACAAAAAAACTTTGCGGCTCAGATCATTCTGAATATCGCAGCATGGGCTATCTTCTTCATGCTGCCCTTTGTTTTCCTGCCATTCAGCCCACGTACCACCCCCTTGCAGAGCAACCGCTTTATTTCCCTGCTCATCACCTCAAACGTTATTCTTATCACTTTTTACTACCTCAACCGGTGGTGGCTGATTCCCCGTTTACTTGCTCAGAAAAAAACATTTCTTTATATCCTCACCATCGTATTGTATCTGCTGTTTTACATGGCAGTGTTGTATTTCGTATTTGTGCTTTCCGATGAAACCAAACAGTATATCCAGGCTCAACTACTAAAAAATCCTAAGTATAAACCACAGTCGGTACGTTTCTGGACAGGCTTCTGGGCCGGGCCGCTTTCACTGTTTATGCTGGCCTTTCTTTTCAGTAGCAGCTCTAAAGTAATAGCACAATGGTTTCTTGCCGAAGAAACAAGGCAGGAGATTTCGAAACAACAATTACAAACAGAGCTGTCGTTACTGAAATCACAGGTAAATCCACATTTCCTGTTCAATACGCTCAATAGCATTTACTCTCTGGCCGTTACCAATAGCGATAAAACACCTGATGCGGTAATTAAGCTATCGCGCATCATGCGCTACACACTCGAAGAATCGCAGAACGATGAAGTACCATTGAATAATGAACTGGAATTCATCCGGAGTTATATCGATCTTCAGCAGATGCGCCTGACCAATATGGTCTCCATCAGCTTTACAACAGAAGGCCCTACGGATGGCGTGATCATCGCTCCTCTCCTGTTTATTCCTTTCATTGAAAACGCGTTCAAATACGGTATCAGCACTCATCATCCTTCAGCCATCAGCATACATATCCAGGTAGTAAATGGACATGTTATTTTCACATGCGTGAACGACAGGGTGCCCGTAGCAGTAAAACATGAAAGCACCGGTACCGGCATCATCAATACACGACGCCGGCTGGAACTCCTATACCCTATGAAGCATATTTTAACCATCGAGGATAACAACAATCAATATAAAGTATTACTGACCATAAACTTGTAGTCTATGAACTGTGTAGCAATTGATGATGAACCATTGGCACTGCAGCTTGTACAGGGATACGCCGCTAAAACAGGAGAACTTAATATTGTTACCACCTTTACGGATGCGGTAAAAGCTAAAGAGTACCTCCAGCAAAACGAAATAGACCTCCTTTTCCTTGATATCCAGATGCCCGATATCAACGGCATGGAACTCTTTAGCAGCCTGGAAAATAAGCCGCTTGTCATTTTTACAACAGCTTTCGGCCAGTACGCAGCAGAAGGTTTTAACCTCGACGCAGTAGACTACCTGGTGAAACCATTTGATTATGAACGCTTTCTGAAAGCTGTAACAAAAGCCCGGGAATTGATAGAATACCGCCAGAACCGGGAGATAAATGAAGGCTACTTATTCGTAAAGCATAATTACCAATGGAATAAGATCTATTTTAAAGACATTGATCTCATCGAGGCGCTGGACGATTATATTAAAATTTATATTTCGCCCAAACCAATATTGGTGCATATGAGTATGAAAGCCGTTTCTGAAAAACTGCCGGCTTCCAAATTTGTACGGGTTCACCGCTCTTACATCGTACCGGTGGAAAAAGTAGACGGCTGGAATAAAAACTCTATCCGTATAGCCGAAAAAACCATTCCGGTAAGCTATACTTACCAGAAACAGGTGCAGGAAATCCTGCAAAAAAGAATGGAAAGCTGATTTTTTTCTAATGATTTCCTAAATTGAGCAGCTGAGGGAACGATTATAGTGCCGATTTCCGAATTTGCAAGGAGTTTTTTGCGTAGCATGCCAAACTGTAGACCTTTTATATTATTCCTTCTTCTGTCGACAACCGTTTTTAGTGGTTACGCACAGTCCTCTCTCAAAGGTTGGCACCTTAAAGACCTTAAGAAAGACAGCTTCAACGGCATCAGCCTCAGTGAAACTTACGAATTCCTGAAAGACAAAAAAAGTTATACCGTAATAGTAGCAGTAATAGATTCCGGTGTAGATACTACCCATGAAGACCTAAAAAACATTCTTTGGCGTAACCCCGGCGAAATACCGGGCAATGGTATTGACGATGATAAAAACGGCTATATTGATGACATCTATGGGTGGAATTTCCTGGGAAACAGGAATGGAGAGAATTTAAGGAAAGCCTCGGATGAAAAAACCAGGCTATACCATCGGTATAAAGCACTGTTTGCAGGCAAAGGCTTGCAGGAAGACAGTCTGCCATCCACAGAAAAAGCTTCTTATCAGCTATGGTCGAAGGTAGAACGTGAAATGCAGACCAATGCCGAGGAGCATGCAGAATTAATGTTTGTGGATGTAGCGCTTAAAACACTAAAGAAATACGACAAACTATTGCGCGAAGAAATGAAGCGTGATACATTTACCAGCGAAGACCTTGAAAAATATCAGCCTGCCAACTCTGCCGGCCGCCAGGCGAAACTGGGATACCTCACTTCAACCAAAATGCTCGGATTCGATGGAGATGAAAGCAATACTTCCAT
This window encodes:
- the metK gene encoding methionine adenosyltransferase, which codes for MPYLFTSESVSEGHPDKIADQISDALIDNFLAFDPDSKVACETLVTTGQVVLAGEVKSKAYLDVQEIARGVIRKIGYTKSEYMFEANSCGVLSAIHEQSADINQGVVRKKKEEQGAGDQGMMFGYATNETNDYMPLALDLAHKILEELAALRRENSEITYLRPDAKSQVTLEYDDNNQPIRIDAIVVSTQHDEFAAEEKMLAKIKKDIINILIPRVQAKYKKYAHLFNSKIKYHINPTGKFVIGGPHGDTGLTGRKIIVDTYGGKGAHGGGAFSGKDPSKVDRSAAYATRHIAKNLVAAGVCDEVLVQVSYAIGVAKPTSIYVNTYGTAKVNKTDGQIAKIVEGIFDMRPYFIEERLKLRNPIYSETAAYGHMGRKSQTVTKEFKTPDGKTIKKRVELFTWEKLDYVPQVKKAFGIK
- a CDS encoding glycogen/starch synthase; this encodes MSTKKRILFIATEMSPYLELTEFAEIVNKLAIKSNDSGLEVRCIMPRFGTINERRHRLHEVVRLSGINVSVDNDDYPLQIKVASLPNARLQVYFLDNEDFFKRKQVLHDDQEEWFDDNGLRAIFFCKGALETVKKFGWPPDLIHCSGWMTGLIPMYLKTAYKKEPVFSQSKVVFTIGANTFGESLGEDFAEKAIIHSNIKDKDVEPFKEADNTAMFRGGAAYADAISFGSDAVDKKLVDEFSKVKGKKVIPFKGWDSDLTEYLDLYTDLSGK
- the panC gene encoding pantoate--beta-alanine ligase, with protein sequence MILFKQVADLQAALSTARHEGKTIGFVPTMGALHEGHLSLLELARHQYDITVCSIFVNPTQFNDPKDFEKYPVTTDADIRLLEQAGINMLFLPGVSEIYPSGTTPGHHYDLGELEGLLDGAYRPGHFQGVCQVVHRLLDIVQPNALFLGQKDYQQCLVLKRMVQLENIPVEIIMAPTRREKDGLALSSRNMRLSPEAREKATALYKALQYFGENITVKSIQELRLESSAFLLRNDFEKVDYIEVADAGSLLPVEEITPGLKLVLLTAAFIEGVRLIDNLEWTVAG
- the panD gene encoding aspartate 1-decarboxylase, with the translated sequence MQIEVLKSKVHRAVLTEANLNYVGSLTLDEDLMDAANMIENEKIQVVNVNNGERIETYLIKGKRGSGTACLNGPAARKGAVGDIIIVISYATMDFEEAKTFKPSIVFPKEGNKL
- a CDS encoding lysylphosphatidylglycerol synthase transmembrane domain-containing protein, whose translation is MKRALLYLLKYLVGFGIAGLLIWLSFRQLSDQDLTDIKEALLRARFWLLLPVFLILFLSHWFRARRWRQLITPLGYKPSVAQLLCSLFIGYIGNQLVPRAGEIIRCTTVARTSKVPAEKVIGTMVAERAFDVVCLAVITTATFFIEYKYIESYFRDITRTAGEGIAGGRHWWLLLIAALVVIAAIWLIRKGRKLKWVQFLTRVWRGLLEGLSSINKVENKPLFLLNTVLIWVCYILSTWLGCFALAETEHLPVTTAVAMLVSGTFGIIIAPGGLGAYPAAIQKTLELYGLSGTIGLAAGWILWLAQFFFTIIFGLGAYLLINYFKQPLHEKQSVHSI
- the rfaE2 gene encoding D-glycero-beta-D-manno-heptose 1-phosphate adenylyltransferase, which translates into the protein MKNKAFIPSKIMTLAQLGHTMAGWRLLDKKIAFTNGCFDILHEGHIASLSQAASEADYLIVGLNSDASTKRLKGESRPVNKEQSRALLLASLVLVDAVVIFEEDTPLSLITTILPDVLVKGGDYTVEQIAGSKEVLANGGRVVINPIVPGFSTTGIIEALKK
- the ppk1 gene encoding polyphosphate kinase 1; amino-acid sequence: MSKKHLLARDISWLSFNARVLQEAGDPTVPLKQRIRFLGIHSNNMDEFFRVRVATLRRMIELGGKKGNMHLEENPQSILDQIQVIVLQQQNEFNRIWDDIQREMAKEKVYLISEAQLTQEQRTFVTRFFDEEVRSNIIPLLIESLPQMPYLRDKSIYLGVVMRKSSSAYDQKYALIEVPAKAVGRFIKLPSPEGESHIILLEDVIRVNLPIIFSYFGYDHFDAHVFKVTKDAEIDIDNDITTSFVQKIERGLRNRRKGKPVRFLYDKEMDAGILEYLMRRLNLSRKDNIIPGGRIHNFRHFMDFPDVFPSHKNDRTPFTHPKLQRTLRVTDVVLKEDVMLHFPYHSFNSIIDLLREAAMDPEVNTIKITAYRLASNSKVVNALINAVRNGKQVVVMLELRARFDEEANLEWKEVLEEEGVKVLMGVPNTKVHAKLCIITKRSNNKTLQYGFVSTGNLNEKTARVYADHCLLTSNRSVMADINRIFKYLENPRTASQYINACKTLLVCPVHMRKKLIALIDNEIKLAKAGKTAKIYLKVNALSDGLMIQKLYEAINAGVQVNMVIRGIFSARIEPKKLRKNVKAISIIDEYLEHARVIIFHNGGKEKYFISSADWMVRNLDHRVEAAVPISDKALQKEIKDILNIQFADNVKARLLDDTQSNRYVNTEDKKKIRSQIETYQYLYQKTRAQSEISRH
- a CDS encoding Ppx/GppA phosphatase family protein translates to MKLAAIDIGSNAARLLIVEAVENNAGEIQFNKLNLVRVPLRLGFDVFEKGEISKPKVGMLIQTMKAYGHLLNVYGVQHIKACATSAMRDAKNSADIIRKVKLETGIAIQIISGDEEASFIYENHIAENLDKQHSYLYIDVGGGSTELTFFSDGRLKYKESFNIGTIRMLKNQVEEKQWHELRDHLKYNTVSRWPMIAIGSGGNINKVFSLSKKKEGKPLSLDLLKDYYKELSSVSLNERMRLYKLREDRADVIVPALQIYINVMRWTSINEIYVPKIGLADGLIQILYDEVQS
- the panB gene encoding 3-methyl-2-oxobutanoate hydroxymethyltransferase; its protein translation is MSVNKEIRRVTTHSLQKMKAAGERISMLTAYDYSFATLLDQAGVDVLLVGDSASNVMAGHETTLPITLDQMIYHASSVIRGAQRSMVIVDLPFGSYQSNSDIALASAIRIMKETGAHGLKVEGGEEIIDSVKKIVAAGIPVMGHLGLTPQSIYQFGTYNVRAKEEAEAAKLKKDALLLQEAGCFGVVLEKIPAALAKEVTESLRMPTIGIGAGGYCDGQVLVMHDMLGINASFKPRFLRQYLNMATQVTEAVQQYVKDVKSGDFPNEKESY
- a CDS encoding sensor histidine kinase, with the protein product MGLRQKNFAAQIILNIAAWAIFFMLPFVFLPFSPRTTPLQSNRFISLLITSNVILITFYYLNRWWLIPRLLAQKKTFLYILTIVLYLLFYMAVLYFVFVLSDETKQYIQAQLLKNPKYKPQSVRFWTGFWAGPLSLFMLAFLFSSSSKVIAQWFLAEETRQEISKQQLQTELSLLKSQVNPHFLFNTLNSIYSLAVTNSDKTPDAVIKLSRIMRYTLEESQNDEVPLNNELEFIRSYIDLQQMRLTNMVSISFTTEGPTDGVIIAPLLFIPFIENAFKYGISTHHPSAISIHIQVVNGHVIFTCVNDRVPVAVKHESTGTGIINTRRRLELLYPMKHILTIEDNNNQYKVLLTINL
- a CDS encoding LytR/AlgR family response regulator transcription factor, translating into MNCVAIDDEPLALQLVQGYAAKTGELNIVTTFTDAVKAKEYLQQNEIDLLFLDIQMPDINGMELFSSLENKPLVIFTTAFGQYAAEGFNLDAVDYLVKPFDYERFLKAVTKARELIEYRQNREINEGYLFVKHNYQWNKIYFKDIDLIEALDDYIKIYISPKPILVHMSMKAVSEKLPASKFVRVHRSYIVPVEKVDGWNKNSIRIAEKTIPVSYTYQKQVQEILQKRMES